The Candidatus Bathyarchaeota archaeon genome contains the following window.
TTCAAAAACAAACGCTTGAAACTCGCTGGACCCTTGCTCGCCGACCTTTTCAGAATTGCCTTCAGAAACCTATACCGTGACATAAAATATCAACTCGAACGAATGGGCTTCAAACGGCCAACGATCACGGTTTCCGCCGCCGTCCGTCCAGGAATTATCACTCAACGACTCCGACATGCCCTCGCAACAGGCAACTGGGGAAGAGGACGAGTCGGCATCACCCAGCTTCTTGATCGAACAAACCGTGTCTCCACATTAAGCCACCTACGGAGACTGCAATCCCCGCTCAGTCGTAGCCAGCCCAACTTTGAGGCGCGAGACCTACACCCAACCCATTGGGGAAGATTATGCCCTAATGAAACACCTGAAGGATCAAACTGTGGTCTTGTAAAGAACCTTGCTTTGTCCGCTTGCATCTCTGTGAGTGTGAATGCTGAGAAAGTAAGACAGCTTCTCTACCGAATGGGCGTGATTCCTGTTCGGGAAGCGAACGAGACATTACGGTCCTCCGGTGCTAAAGTCTTTGTGGGCGGGCGTCTCATCGGCTATTGTATATCACCGCAGGAGCTGGTCACTGAATTAAGAAACAAACGTAGAAATGGGGAAATATCCTCTGAAGTCAACGTCGCCCATTTCACCAAACTTCGAGGGAAAAATGAAGAGGTTTATGTTAACTGTGATGAAGGACGTGTGCGCCGACCGCTGATAGTGATTGAAAACGGTACACCTAAACTTCAATTAGAGCATATTGAAAAAATTCGTTCTGGAGAATGGGCATGGGAGGAGCTTGTAAGGCGTGGCATCATCGAGTATATTGACGCTGAAGAAGAAGAAAACGCGTTTGTGGCCCTAAATTTTGAGCAAGTCACACCTCAACACACACATGTAGAAATTGTGCCTTACACCATTTTCGGAATATGTGCTTCCATAATACCCTACGCTGAGCATAACCAGTCTCCACGTAACTCTTACGAGTCGGCTATGGCCAAACAAGCACTTGGGATCGAGGCAACCAACTTCATCCATCGAGTTGATTCACGTTCCCACCTCCTCCATTACCCACAAACGCCTCTAGTTAAGACGAAACCCATGAGCATCATAGGGTATGATCTTCGGCCTTCAGGACAAAACTGCGTTGTCGCTGTCATATCGTTTGAAGGATACAACATGGAAGACGCCCTCATCTTTAATAAATCATCCATTGAACGAGGTTTGGGACGCTCTACATTTTATCGGATTTATGAAGCGGAGTGTCGCCGATACTTAGGCGGGCTTAGAGATCGATTTACCACACCTGAGCCGGGTATTCGAGGATATCGAGGAGAACAATACTACCGCTTACTCGAAACAGATGGCATAATCAGTCAGGAATCCAATGCAGCAGGCGGTGATGTTCTCATTGGAAGAATAAGTCCCCCTCGATTTCTTGAGGAATACAAAGAGTTTGAGGTTAAAGGTCCTACTATGAGAGACACATCAATAGATGTGAGACCTGCCGAAACTGGCATTGTAGACGATGTTTTTATCATAGAGACCCGTGAAGGAAGCAAACTCGTGAAGGTCAGGATGCGAGATCAACGCATTCCTGAACTGGGTGACAAGTTTGCCTCTAGGCATGGACAAAAAGGCGTAATCGGGATGCTCATGCCTCAAGAGGATATGCCATTTACCGCAGATGGCATAGTTCCTGACATCATAATTAATCCCCATGCTATTCCATCGCGGATGACCATAGGACAGTTCCTTGAATCTATGGCTGGAAAGGTCGCTGCGGCAAGGGGAAAACCGGTTGACGGAACGCCCTTCGTCAATGAAAAGCCAGAGGAAATAAAACGAGAGTTGATCAAGTTGGGCTTTAGTCACACTGGCCGAGAAACCCTCTACAATGGTGTCACAGGCGAGAAATTCATTGCTGGCATCTTCATGGGGATTGTATACTATCAAAAGCTCCACCACATGGTTGCAGACAAAATACATGCTAGGGCACGGGGTCAAGTTCAAATGTTAACTCGCCAACCAACAGAAGGACGGGCAAGAGGAGGCGGCCTTCGGTTCGGCGAGATGGAAAGGGATTGTCTCGTTGGACACGGTGCTGCCATGTTGTTGCGAGATCGTTTACTTGAAGAATCTGATAAGTACCTTCTTTACGTATGTGAAAACTGCGGCTACATAGCCTTTTATGACATTAAACAACGCAAGTACGTGTGCCGACTTTGTGAAGATAAGGCACGGATTTCGCCTGTAGTCGTTTCTTATGCATTCAAACTTCTTTTGCAAGAGATGATGAGCCTCTGCATAGCACCCGGTCTTAAATTGAAGGAGAGAGCATAAAGTGGCGGTGGAGCAAGCAGTTCATAAAGTCGTAGACGAACTTTATTTTGGGATAATATCCCCTCAGGAAATACGTAGATTTTCCGTCGCTGAAATACAAACTGCCGACACTTATGACGAAGACGGCGCCCCCATAACGTTAGGACTTATGGATGGCCGGTTGGGAACGCTTGAGCCGAGACAACGATGCAGAACATGCGGCAACACCGCCATAAGGTGTCCTGGACACTTCGGACACATTGAACTAGCGGTTCCTATTGTCCACATAATCTTCACTAAGATAATCTATAATCTTCTTAGGGCTACTTGTAGGAACTGTGGGCGTGTTTTATTTTCCACAGACCGCATCGCTGAAATCAGGGCGAGAATAGAACGCGTTCGTGAGTTAACGGGAACAGTATCCAACAGTCTTTATAAAAACACATTGCGAGAGGCGAAAGGCAAAGAATGCCCTCATTGTGGGGCTTCTCAATACAAAATAGAATTTACAAAACCCACAGCTCTTCATGAGATTTTAGAAGAGGGCGCACAACGGTTAACACCGAGTATGATTCGTGAGCGACTCGAACGCATACCCGACGATGACCTCAAATTGTTTGGTTTTAACCCAAAGACTGCCCGCCCGGAATGGATGGTTCTACAGGTTCTTCCAGTTCCGCCAGTCTACGTGAGACCTTCTATAACTCTAGAATCTGGCATTCGGTCAGAAGACGATTTGACTCACAAACTTGTGGATATCATTCGTATTAATCAACGATTAAAAGAAAATATGGAAGCAGGAGCTCCTACACTCATTATTCAGGATTTGTCTGAGCTTTTACAGTACCATGTGACTACATACTTTAACAATGAGGCTTCGGGAATTCCTCCCGCTAGACATCGCTCCGGTAGAGCGCTTAAGAGTCTATCCCAGCGCCTTAAAGGAAAGGAAGGAAGATTCAGGAGCAATCTTTCTGGTAAGAGAGTGGACTTTTCAGCACGTACTGTAATCTCTCCAGACCCGAATCTTGACATCAGTGAGGTTGGAGTTCCGCTTGATATTGCTATGCGGCTTTCAATACCAGAAAAAGTTACTCTGTGGAACCTTGATGAGATGCGAAAGCTGGTAATAAATGGCCCTGAGAAATATCCTGGCACGCTTTATGTTGTGAGACCAGACGGCAAACGCATTAGACTGGAATTTGTTGCGGACCGAGAAAAAGTCGCTGAAGTTTTAGAGCCAGGTTTCATCATAGAACGTCATCTTAGAAATGGTGATGTTGCCCTTTTCAATAGACAACCATCTCTCCATCGAATGTCCATCATGGCGCATTACGTCCATGTGTTGCCCTACAAGACGTTTCGTCTGCACCTGTGTGTCTGTCCTCCTTACAACGCTGATTTTGATGGAGATGAAATGAACCTACACATTCCGCAAAGTGAAGAAGCCCAAACCGAAGCACGCCTTCTTATGCAAGTGCAAGATCAAATTCTTTCACCGAGGTTTGGGGGGCCTATTATAGGAGCAATTCGGGACTTCATAACTGCAGCATACCTTTTTACTCGGAAGTCTACCTTCCTTGCAAAAGAAGAGGTGTGCAGACTTCTGATAGCCGCTGGTTACACGGGTACTCTTCCGAAACCGGAAAAAAAGGAACCTGAGCCGCTTTGGACGGGAAAACAGATATTCAGCCTCTTTCTTCCCAAAGACTTGAACTACACGCTGAGGGCGACCGTGTGCCGTGGCTGTACCCCTTGTCTTAAAGAGCATTGTCCATACGACGCGTATGTAGTCGTCAAAGACGGCGTTTTAAAATGCGGTGTAATTGATAGAAGCTCAATAGGGGCTGAACAATCTGAGAGTCTTCTTCATCGAATAATAAAGGATTATGGTGCCCAGCGTGGGCGGCAATTCCTAAATCGTATTTGTCAGCTTCTCAAACTTTTCATGACAATGCGCGGCTTCACCTACTCTTTTGACGAACTTGAACTTTCTAGCTCTGTCCAACGGAAAATTGATCATGTAATACAGACATCTGAAGAACGAGTACAGGAGTTAATCAAGGCTTTTGAGGATGGAACGTTGCAAAGGCTCCCAGGTCAGACTCTCACCGAATCCTTTGAAATCTATGTAATGAATGAACTGGCTAAAGCTAGAGATAAATCAGGAAGAATCGCGGACAGGGCCTTTGATATAGAGAATTCTGGCATGATCATGACGAGGACTGGAGCGCGAGGATCAAGTCTCAACATTGGTCAAATAACCGCATGCGTTGGTCAGCAATCAGTACGAGGAAAACGAATTATGCGCGGATATGTTGAACGGGCTTTACCACACTTTAGAAAGGGTGATCCCGCTCCTAAAGCTAGAGGATTTGTATATTCTTGCTATCGAAGTGGACTAGATCCCATCGAATTTTTCTTCCATGCTATGGGTGGACGGGAAGGACTTGTGGACACTGCTGTGCGGACACAACAAAGTGGATATATGCAGAGACGACTAATCAACGCTCTAGAACATCTGCGTATAGAATATGATGGAACTGTTCGAAACTCAATTGGTGACATCGTGCAATTCAGATATGGAGAGGATGGAGTGGATCCAGCTAAGAGCGATCATGGAAAAGCCGTTAACGTCAGCCGACTGGTTGAACAAATCAAAATCATGTCGGAAAAGGGTAAACCTGCATCCCAACAATACGTTGAAAAATGCCTCGAAAGGATCAAAGACCAACTCACGCCCATTCTCTTTGAAGAGCTGAAGAATGAGTTAGCAAAAGCTGGATTGCCTCAAGAAGGGGTGAATCAAGCAGTCACTTTGACTTTGGACAACTATAAACGTGCTCTTGTTGAGCCCGGGGAGGCTG
Protein-coding sequences here:
- a CDS encoding DNA-directed RNA polymerase subunit B — protein: MEISQEDLLLLKKSFFKEKGLVRQHLDSYNKFIDNGLQEIVDGVNEIQIEIPESPYKIKLGRLWIVDPQSRITGPYITEVDGTNHEIYPLEARFRNLTYAAPMALEMTPIVDDRELETELVLIGNLPVMLKSKLCVLSELLPEELIGYGEDPNDSGGYFVINGSERVIVALEDLAANRILVDIDTRGTNPVYQAKIFSTTSGFRARIELRMKSDGAIYVSMPGVPTEVPLVILMRGLGLESDKEVAEAVSPEKTIQNELEASFEKVMGFSTVKEAIMYIGNRVAHGQVEDYRRQKAESILDRNFLPHIGRTNEEREEKALFLGEMACRAIELKLGKRKPDDKDHFKNKRLKLAGPLLADLFRIAFRNLYRDIKYQLERMGFKRPTITVSAAVRPGIITQRLRHALATGNWGRGRVGITQLLDRTNRVSTLSHLRRLQSPLSRSQPNFEARDLHPTHWGRLCPNETPEGSNCGLVKNLALSACISVSVNAEKVRQLLYRMGVIPVREANETLRSSGAKVFVGGRLIGYCISPQELVTELRNKRRNGEISSEVNVAHFTKLRGKNEEVYVNCDEGRVRRPLIVIENGTPKLQLEHIEKIRSGEWAWEELVRRGIIEYIDAEEEENAFVALNFEQVTPQHTHVEIVPYTIFGICASIIPYAEHNQSPRNSYESAMAKQALGIEATNFIHRVDSRSHLLHYPQTPLVKTKPMSIIGYDLRPSGQNCVVAVISFEGYNMEDALIFNKSSIERGLGRSTFYRIYEAECRRYLGGLRDRFTTPEPGIRGYRGEQYYRLLETDGIISQESNAAGGDVLIGRISPPRFLEEYKEFEVKGPTMRDTSIDVRPAETGIVDDVFIIETREGSKLVKVRMRDQRIPELGDKFASRHGQKGVIGMLMPQEDMPFTADGIVPDIIINPHAIPSRMTIGQFLESMAGKVAAARGKPVDGTPFVNEKPEEIKRELIKLGFSHTGRETLYNGVTGEKFIAGIFMGIVYYQKLHHMVADKIHARARGQVQMLTRQPTEGRARGGGLRFGEMERDCLVGHGAAMLLRDRLLEESDKYLLYVCENCGYIAFYDIKQRKYVCRLCEDKARISPVVVSYAFKLLLQEMMSLCIAPGLKLKERA
- a CDS encoding DNA-directed RNA polymerase subunit A', translated to MEQAVHKVVDELYFGIISPQEIRRFSVAEIQTADTYDEDGAPITLGLMDGRLGTLEPRQRCRTCGNTAIRCPGHFGHIELAVPIVHIIFTKIIYNLLRATCRNCGRVLFSTDRIAEIRARIERVRELTGTVSNSLYKNTLREAKGKECPHCGASQYKIEFTKPTALHEILEEGAQRLTPSMIRERLERIPDDDLKLFGFNPKTARPEWMVLQVLPVPPVYVRPSITLESGIRSEDDLTHKLVDIIRINQRLKENMEAGAPTLIIQDLSELLQYHVTTYFNNEASGIPPARHRSGRALKSLSQRLKGKEGRFRSNLSGKRVDFSARTVISPDPNLDISEVGVPLDIAMRLSIPEKVTLWNLDEMRKLVINGPEKYPGTLYVVRPDGKRIRLEFVADREKVAEVLEPGFIIERHLRNGDVALFNRQPSLHRMSIMAHYVHVLPYKTFRLHLCVCPPYNADFDGDEMNLHIPQSEEAQTEARLLMQVQDQILSPRFGGPIIGAIRDFITAAYLFTRKSTFLAKEEVCRLLIAAGYTGTLPKPEKKEPEPLWTGKQIFSLFLPKDLNYTLRATVCRGCTPCLKEHCPYDAYVVVKDGVLKCGVIDRSSIGAEQSESLLHRIIKDYGAQRGRQFLNRICQLLKLFMTMRGFTYSFDELELSSSVQRKIDHVIQTSEERVQELIKAFEDGTLQRLPGQTLTESFEIYVMNELAKARDKSGRIADRAFDIENSGMIMTRTGARGSSLNIGQITACVGQQSVRGKRIMRGYVERALPHFRKGDPAPKARGFVYSCYRSGLDPIEFFFHAMGGREGLVDTAVRTQQSGYMQRRLINALEHLRIEYDGTVRNSIGDIVQFRYGEDGVDPAKSDHGKAVNVSRLVEQIKIMSEKGKPASQQYVEKCLERIKDQLTPILFEELKNELAKAGLPQEGVNQAVTLTLDNYKRALVEPGEAVGIVSAQSIGEPGTQMTLRTFHYAGVREQNVTLGLPRLIEIVDARRTPSTPIMTIYLDREHRKSEEKATEVAREIICTTTEDIAKVMYIDSGQEEVVVELDLTMMEDRGVTLDELESALCLPNCTLRVEGDHLYFKPKKPVDLRKLLGRVSKHLVKGVSNIHRVLVTEEARRWVVRTDGSNLSSVLEVYGVDPMRTITNHIHETAKTLGIEAARNLVIEEAIGVLEEQGLDVDVRHVMLVADIMTETGDVRQIGRHGISGQKASVLARAAFEITVPNIVEAAIMGESDPLRGVTENVIVGQSIPIGTGLVDLYMSTLRREEKK